The genomic stretch TCCTTTTATTATATAAGCAACCCTATTTCGCTACGTTCAATGAATATTCCATAACGATAGGTGCTGATGCACAAGTAAGCAGAAGAATAACCCCTAATAGGGACGAGTGTAAAAAATACGAACAAAGATTTATTAATTAAGTTAAAAACTTAAAAAAATTAATTAAGTTAAGTTTTTTTTCTGGTTTTCCTTATTTTTTTTCGCTATAATTAGCTCATATAAAAGTAAAAGGAGGGTATTTCGGTGTATCAAGAGCAACGCATGAGTGCGATTGTTGAATATCTTCATAAACACCGTACCATTACGTTAGAAGAAATTTGCGATATGTTCACCGTTTCAAAAGATACGGCGAGACGTGATTTAGTGAAGCTTGAAGAAAACGGTAAGGTTATGAGGGTAAAAGGTGGGGCGACGCTGTCGTCAAGTCATATTATAAATTATAGTGAACGAACACCTACAAAAGCGAAAGAACAAATTGCTAAAGAAGCAGCTTCATTTATTTCTGAGGGGTATGACGTGCTCTTAGATACATCTTCGACCATTGCATTGATGGCAAAATACATGGATGTAAAGCACGTTACTGTTATTACAAATTCAATTGATAATATTCATTTTTTGGATCAGTATACGGCGTGTGACACGTTT from Bacillus sp. 1780r2a1 encodes the following:
- a CDS encoding DeoR/GlpR family DNA-binding transcription regulator encodes the protein MYQEQRMSAIVEYLHKHRTITLEEICDMFTVSKDTARRDLVKLEENGKVMRVKGGATLSSSHIINYSERTPTKAKEQIAKEAASFISEGYDVLLDTSSTIALMAKYMDVKHVTVITNSIDNIHFLDQYTACDTFLLPGKFNGKSRNVTGPRTISTLQEYKVDQLFLGTCGVGADGITSPSEEESFLKRQMIQSARQVIMLAEHKKFEREFLHRVCDISDIDVLITNKEPEADIKEKIEQNQVQLIVTDFNKGDETR